In a single window of the Serratia quinivorans genome:
- the eamB_2 gene encoding Cysteine/O-acetylserine efflux protein, translating into MLDSAFISYVTVMSITPGPNNLLLASSGVNFGLRRTLPMVFGISVGCAVQLALTTTLLALILSSAAMIRFPLAVIGCTYLLWLSWKLFRAASPDGKQQAQPMRLISGALFQAVNPKAWLMAINVAILFTPREGASLGHTLMIIAGFTALNIPCVLVWAILGDRLRDALRVTWKLRLFNGVMAGLMAATALWLLFDEWRAAFA; encoded by the coding sequence ATGCTGGACTCCGCCTTTATCAGTTATGTCACAGTCATGTCGATCACCCCTGGCCCCAACAACCTGCTGCTGGCCTCGTCCGGGGTCAATTTTGGGCTGCGTCGCACCCTGCCGATGGTGTTTGGCATTAGCGTCGGCTGTGCGGTGCAACTGGCCCTGACCACCACCCTGCTGGCGCTGATCCTGAGTTCGGCCGCCATGATCCGCTTTCCGTTAGCGGTGATCGGTTGCACCTACCTGCTGTGGCTATCATGGAAATTATTCAGGGCAGCCTCGCCCGACGGCAAGCAGCAGGCACAGCCGATGCGCTTAATCAGCGGCGCGCTGTTTCAGGCGGTGAATCCCAAAGCCTGGCTGATGGCGATTAACGTCGCCATTCTGTTCACCCCGCGAGAAGGTGCCAGCCTTGGCCATACGCTGATGATCATTGCCGGTTTCACCGCCCTGAACATTCCTTGCGTCCTGGTATGGGCGATATTGGGCGATCGGCTGCGCGACGCGCTGCGCGTAACCTGGAAACTACGGTTGTTTAACGGCGTCATGGCGGGCTTGATGGCAGCCACGGCACTGTGGCTGTTATTCGACGAGTGGCGCGCGGCCTTTGCTTAA
- the tar_2 gene encoding Aspartate chemoreceptor protein, which produces MAALKTLAGKFVHLTVGKKLGLGFGLMLLLTAIIAGTGAQYLNIIESRANRIDFSNRLNDEINQAKYNRALFGQTYKPEYLKNNRTNIENAVKLINQGQELNWDTQSRKDLQRLVGLIGQYQQQQNAFEKAVAAKDAVRQSWNMSEVQDSLNQVERQITNADLQLAFIQLNQKLTLVRYGARGLLLSLSAESEAPLVAAIDDARSAANALSRRLSDAQRPLLQPLLSALDDYKNRIEAYLPAYQQEQAVSQLLGNSAQEVGTLVNAFMQDELTQTHNDINSAQLQMGITTLIAIIAGLLVAWRITLQITRPLQSTLALAERIASGDLRQAQTSTRRDELGQLLNAVAAMSQNLRDMIEKIQMGVSQVSTAAAEIAAGNTDLSSRTEQQAAAVEETAASMEQLTATVKQNAENAHHANQLATDASQTAQQGGKLVESVVSTMRDISSSSQRIAEITTLINGIAFQTNILALNAAVEAARAGEQGRGFSVVASEVRNLAQRSAQAAKEIEGLIAESVNRVQTGTTLVENTGNTMEQIVLSVTHVRDIMAEIAAASDEQTRGIAQIGQAIVEMDHTTQQNAALVEESAAAADSLEEQAEMLLQSVSVFRLAEHSVPAAAKAVVAKAPIGKQPVTQTAEQDNWTTF; this is translated from the coding sequence ATGGCGGCATTGAAAACCTTGGCAGGAAAGTTCGTTCATCTCACCGTGGGTAAAAAGCTCGGCCTCGGATTTGGCCTGATGCTGTTACTGACGGCGATCATCGCCGGTACCGGCGCCCAGTATCTGAATATCATCGAATCCCGCGCCAACCGCATCGATTTCAGCAACCGGCTGAACGACGAGATCAATCAGGCCAAATACAACCGTGCGCTATTCGGCCAAACCTACAAACCGGAATACCTGAAAAATAACCGCACCAATATCGAAAACGCGGTCAAGCTGATCAACCAGGGCCAGGAACTGAACTGGGATACGCAGAGCCGGAAAGATCTGCAGCGTTTGGTCGGGCTGATTGGCCAATACCAGCAACAGCAAAACGCCTTCGAAAAGGCGGTGGCGGCAAAAGATGCCGTACGCCAAAGCTGGAACATGTCAGAAGTGCAGGACAGCCTGAACCAGGTGGAGCGGCAAATCACCAATGCTGACCTGCAACTGGCCTTTATCCAGTTGAACCAAAAGCTGACCCTGGTGCGCTACGGTGCTCGCGGCCTGTTGCTGAGCCTGAGCGCGGAATCCGAAGCCCCGCTGGTGGCGGCCATTGACGATGCCCGCAGCGCGGCCAATGCGCTCAGTCGGCGACTCAGCGATGCTCAACGCCCCCTGCTGCAACCCCTGCTGAGCGCGCTCGACGACTACAAAAACCGTATCGAAGCCTACCTGCCGGCTTATCAGCAGGAACAAGCGGTCAGTCAGTTGCTGGGCAACAGCGCGCAAGAAGTCGGCACGCTGGTTAATGCCTTTATGCAGGACGAACTGACGCAAACCCATAACGACATCAATTCGGCGCAGTTGCAGATGGGTATCACCACGCTGATCGCCATTATCGCCGGATTACTGGTTGCCTGGCGCATCACGCTGCAAATAACCCGACCGCTGCAAAGCACGCTGGCGCTGGCGGAACGCATCGCCAGTGGCGATCTGCGTCAGGCGCAGACCAGTACCCGCCGCGACGAACTGGGCCAGTTATTGAACGCCGTGGCGGCCATGAGCCAGAACCTGCGCGATATGATTGAAAAAATCCAGATGGGCGTCAGCCAGGTGTCCACCGCCGCCGCCGAGATTGCCGCCGGTAACACCGATTTGTCCTCACGCACCGAACAGCAGGCGGCCGCAGTGGAAGAAACTGCCGCCAGCATGGAACAACTGACCGCCACGGTGAAGCAAAACGCCGAAAACGCCCATCATGCCAATCAGTTGGCTACCGATGCCTCGCAGACGGCCCAGCAGGGCGGCAAGCTGGTGGAAAGCGTGGTCAGCACCATGCGCGATATTTCCAGCAGTTCGCAGCGGATCGCTGAAATTACCACCCTGATCAACGGCATTGCCTTCCAGACCAACATTCTGGCGCTGAACGCAGCCGTGGAAGCTGCGCGTGCCGGCGAACAAGGCCGTGGCTTCTCGGTGGTCGCCAGCGAGGTGCGCAATCTGGCACAGCGCAGTGCCCAGGCAGCAAAAGAAATCGAAGGGCTGATTGCCGAGTCGGTCAACCGGGTACAGACCGGCACCACACTGGTGGAAAACACCGGCAATACCATGGAGCAGATCGTCCTGTCGGTCACCCACGTGCGTGACATCATGGCGGAAATCGCCGCGGCCTCCGACGAACAGACTCGGGGTATCGCCCAGATCGGCCAGGCGATTGTCGAAATGGACCACACTACCCAGCAGAACGCCGCACTGGTGGAAGAATCCGCCGCCGCTGCCGACTCGCTGGAAGAACAGGCAGAAATGTTGCTGCAGAGCGTTTCGGTATTCCGCCTGGCGGAGCATTCTGTGCCTGCCGCCGCGAAAGCCGTCGTGGCCAAAGCCCCGATCGGCAAACAACCGGTCACCCAAACCGCCGAGCAAGACAACTGGACCACCTTCTGA
- the mtlD gene encoding Mannitol-1-phosphate 5-dehydrogenase, whose amino-acid sequence MKALHFGAGNIGRGFIGKLLADAQAELTFADVNQTVLDLLNSRKSYQVHVVGEQARVEQVNNVSAVNSGSEEAVALIAEADIVTTAVGPQILAKIAGTIAKGLSRRHQQGNSQPLNIIACENMVRGTSQLKQHVFDVLPQEDQAWALQHVGFVDSAVDRIVPPAEAGSSDPLEVTVETFSEWIVDQTQFKGQPPAIAGMELTDNLMAFVERKLFTLNTGHAITAYLGQQAGLQTIRDAILDPKIRQVVKGAMEESGAVLIKRYGFDAAKHAAYIDKILSRFENPYLQDDVERVGRQPLRKLSAGDRLIKPLLGTLEYGLPHANLIQGIAAAMSYRSEQDPQAKELVELLAKLGPKAALAQISGLPVESEVVEQAVAVYNAMQK is encoded by the coding sequence ATGAAAGCATTACATTTCGGTGCGGGAAATATTGGCCGTGGTTTTATCGGCAAGCTGCTGGCGGACGCGCAGGCCGAACTGACCTTTGCCGACGTCAACCAGACGGTGCTGGACCTGCTGAACAGCCGCAAAAGTTATCAGGTGCACGTGGTCGGCGAACAGGCCAGGGTCGAACAGGTCAACAACGTCAGCGCAGTGAACAGCGGCAGTGAAGAGGCGGTTGCGCTGATCGCCGAAGCGGATATCGTGACCACCGCCGTGGGTCCGCAGATCCTGGCTAAAATTGCCGGGACTATTGCCAAAGGGCTGAGCAGGCGTCACCAGCAGGGCAATAGCCAACCGCTGAACATCATCGCCTGTGAGAACATGGTGCGGGGCACCAGCCAGTTAAAACAGCACGTGTTTGATGTCCTGCCGCAGGAAGATCAGGCATGGGCCCTACAGCATGTGGGCTTCGTTGATTCGGCAGTTGACCGCATTGTACCGCCGGCGGAAGCGGGCAGCAGCGATCCGCTGGAAGTGACGGTAGAAACCTTCAGCGAGTGGATTGTCGATCAAACCCAGTTCAAGGGCCAGCCACCGGCGATTGCCGGCATGGAACTGACCGATAACCTGATGGCGTTTGTTGAGCGCAAGTTGTTCACGCTCAATACCGGCCATGCGATTACCGCTTATCTTGGGCAACAGGCCGGCCTGCAGACCATTCGCGATGCCATTCTTGACCCGAAAATCCGCCAGGTGGTGAAAGGCGCGATGGAAGAGAGCGGTGCGGTGCTGATCAAACGCTACGGTTTTGACGCCGCCAAGCACGCCGCTTACATCGACAAAATCCTCAGCCGCTTTGAAAACCCCTATCTGCAAGACGACGTGGAGCGCGTGGGCCGTCAGCCGCTGCGCAAGCTGAGCGCCGGCGATCGCCTGATCAAGCCGCTGCTCGGCACGCTGGAGTACGGTCTGCCGCACGCCAACCTGATCCAGGGTATTGCCGCCGCCATGAGCTACCGCAGCGAGCAGGATCCGCAGGCCAAAGAGCTGGTGGAACTGCTGGCCAAACTGGGGCCAAAAGCGGCGCTGGCGCAAATTTCCGGCCTGCCGGTGGAAAGTGAGGTTGTAGAACAGGCGGTTGCTGTGTATAACGCCATGCAAAAGTAG
- the ycgJ_2 gene encoding Uncharacterized methyltransferase ycgJ: MNTPSHSIHHAAAEGYQANADRYVKGRPDYPPEITTWLRDTIGLHAGMTVIDLGAGTGKFTPRLLETGAQVIAVEPVAQMLEKLSAALPQVKTLAGTAESIPLPDESVDAVVCAQSFHWFATPRALAEIQRILKPGGKLGLVWNMRDARVSWVRKLNQIVDRHEGDAPRFYTGEWRKLFPTKGLEPLQEQVFMLGHQGAVEDVIYNRVRSTSFIAALPLEQQEQVIEQIRQLVAEEGELQGKDTVTVPYQTKAYFTTKL, translated from the coding sequence ATGAACACCCCGTCTCATTCGATTCACCATGCCGCAGCCGAAGGCTACCAGGCCAACGCCGATCGTTACGTTAAAGGGCGTCCGGACTATCCGCCGGAGATAACTACCTGGCTACGCGACACCATCGGCCTGCACGCCGGTATGACGGTGATCGATCTCGGCGCCGGAACCGGCAAGTTCACTCCGCGCCTGTTGGAAACCGGTGCGCAGGTGATCGCCGTCGAACCCGTGGCCCAAATGCTGGAAAAACTCTCGGCGGCGCTGCCGCAGGTGAAAACCCTGGCGGGCACCGCCGAATCTATCCCGTTACCGGATGAGTCGGTCGACGCCGTGGTCTGCGCGCAGTCCTTCCACTGGTTTGCCACGCCGCGTGCTTTGGCCGAAATCCAACGTATCCTCAAGCCCGGCGGCAAACTTGGCCTGGTGTGGAACATGCGCGATGCGCGCGTGAGCTGGGTGCGTAAACTCAATCAGATTGTCGACCGTCACGAAGGCGACGCGCCGCGTTTCTACACCGGTGAATGGCGTAAACTTTTCCCGACCAAAGGATTAGAACCGCTGCAGGAACAGGTGTTTATGCTCGGCCACCAGGGCGCAGTAGAAGATGTGATTTATAACCGGGTGCGCTCCACCAGTTTTATCGCCGCCTTGCCGCTCGAGCAGCAGGAACAGGTGATCGAACAGATTCGGCAGTTGGTGGCAGAGGAAGGGGAACTGCAGGGCAAAGACACTGTGACTGTGCCCTATCAGACCAAAGCGTATTTCACCACCAAGCTTTGA
- the yjiR_2 gene encoding Uncharacterized HTH-type transcriptional regulator yjiR, with protein sequence MTLLDEMPETRYQQLADTLAEAIRRGTLLPGSRLPSVRRCAQSHSVSINTVVAAYRTLEDRGLIEARPQSGFYVCNTLPALKAASPTSSRIEPPADDVLALIDTVFAAQQNPAFTNLSLACPQTSDFYPGGKLGRMLSSQLRRQPNLIGQYALPPGSLRLRQQITRRSMALGMLLEPGDITLTHGCMEALQLALRVTTKPGDCIGLESPTYFYLLPLLASLGLKALEIPTDPQHGLSLDALELLLNEKRLNAVIAMPTVQNPLGCTMPLAAKKRLARLMNDHQVPLIEDGLYAELQFGNALSPAVKSFDRDGWVLFCSSFTKTLAPDFRIGWISGGRFNEALRKLKAVSSMSESQLLSETLAMFLETGGYDHHLRNLRKRYAAQVDEARALIARHFPRGTRATQPAGGFVFWVEFPVGVDSVALFHQMLEEQICLTPGTLYSPSGRYRNALRLSCCYPFNARYSQALARVGAKACEMSGLPPGIAQDE encoded by the coding sequence GTGACCTTGCTCGATGAAATGCCGGAAACGCGCTACCAGCAGCTGGCGGATACGCTGGCAGAGGCCATACGCCGCGGCACGCTGCTACCCGGCAGCCGTTTACCTTCGGTGCGCCGCTGTGCGCAGAGCCACAGCGTCAGTATCAATACCGTGGTGGCGGCTTACCGCACGCTGGAAGATCGCGGGCTGATAGAGGCACGGCCACAGTCCGGTTTTTATGTGTGTAACACCTTACCGGCGCTGAAGGCCGCTTCACCGACCAGCAGCCGAATAGAGCCACCGGCGGATGACGTACTGGCGTTGATCGACACGGTGTTTGCCGCTCAGCAAAATCCGGCGTTCACCAATCTTTCGCTGGCCTGCCCGCAGACTTCTGATTTTTATCCCGGCGGCAAGTTGGGGCGGATGCTGTCGTCGCAGTTACGCCGTCAGCCGAATCTGATTGGCCAGTACGCGCTGCCACCCGGCAGCCTGCGGCTGCGCCAGCAAATCACCCGGCGTTCGATGGCGCTGGGCATGCTGCTGGAGCCCGGCGATATCACGCTGACTCATGGCTGCATGGAGGCGCTGCAACTGGCGCTGCGGGTGACCACCAAACCGGGTGATTGTATCGGCCTGGAATCACCGACCTATTTTTATCTGCTGCCGCTGCTGGCCAGCCTGGGGCTGAAGGCGCTGGAAATTCCTACCGATCCGCAGCACGGGCTGTCGCTGGATGCGCTGGAACTGTTGCTCAATGAGAAGCGGCTGAATGCGGTGATTGCCATGCCGACGGTGCAAAATCCGCTGGGCTGCACCATGCCGCTGGCGGCGAAAAAACGGTTGGCGCGGCTGATGAACGATCACCAGGTGCCCTTGATTGAAGATGGGTTGTACGCCGAGCTGCAATTCGGCAATGCGCTGTCCCCGGCGGTAAAATCTTTCGATCGTGACGGTTGGGTGTTGTTCTGCTCCAGCTTTACCAAGACCCTGGCACCGGACTTCCGCATCGGTTGGATCAGTGGTGGCCGCTTTAACGAGGCATTGCGCAAACTGAAGGCGGTGTCGTCGATGTCCGAGTCGCAGCTGCTGTCGGAAACCCTGGCGATGTTTCTGGAAACCGGCGGCTACGATCACCATCTGCGCAACCTGCGAAAACGCTACGCCGCTCAGGTGGATGAGGCGCGGGCGCTGATTGCGCGTCACTTCCCACGTGGTACCCGGGCGACACAACCCGCGGGCGGTTTTGTATTCTGGGTGGAGTTCCCGGTCGGGGTCGACAGCGTAGCGCTATTCCATCAGATGCTGGAGGAACAGATTTGCCTGACGCCCGGCACGCTGTATTCCCCCAGTGGCCGCTATCGTAACGCGTTGCGGCTTTCCTGTTGCTACCCGTTTAATGCCCGTTACAGCCAGGCACTGGCGCGTGTCGGTGCCAAAGCCTGCGAGATGAGCGGCTTGCCGCCGGGCATTGCGCAAGACGAGTAA
- the mtlA gene encoding EIICBA-Mtl, whose protein sequence is MAAWWGGDRGGVVGAITTMGVIVGADMPMFLGAMIAGPLGGWAIKHFDRWVDGKIKSGFEMLVNNFSAGIIGMLLAILSFMAIGPLVEGLSHILATGVNIMVTNNLLPLASIFVEPAKILFLNNAINHGIFSPLGIQQATETGKSIFFLIEANPGPGLGVLMAYMFFGRGSAKQSAGGAAIIHFFGGIHEIYFPYVLMNPRLLLAVILGGMTGVFTLTMLNGGLVSPASPGSILAVLAMTPKGAYFANLAAIGAAFVVSFVVAGFLLKTSKVKEEDDLEEATRRMQEMKSQSKGGAAAHAAVDGDLTTVRKIIVACDAGMGSSAMGAGVLRKKVADAGLKNISVTNSAINSLPDDVDLVITHRDLTERAMRHAPQAQHISLTNFLDSKLYSDLTERLVAANKTTDNQQKVISTLDDSFEASEQNLFRLSESNVFLNLQASDKEQAIRFAGEQLVKGGYVEPEYVPAMLEREKLTSTYLGESIAVPHGTIEAKDRVLRTGVVFCQYPQGVRFGDEEDEVARLVIGIAARNNEHIQVITSLTNALDDDGVIERLANISSVQEVLDLLGGKKRG, encoded by the coding sequence GTGGCCGCCTGGTGGGGGGGCGATCGCGGCGGCGTGGTCGGTGCCATCACCACCATGGGCGTGATTGTCGGTGCAGACATGCCGATGTTCCTCGGTGCGATGATTGCCGGCCCGCTGGGCGGCTGGGCGATCAAGCATTTTGACCGCTGGGTAGACGGCAAAATCAAAAGCGGTTTTGAGATGTTGGTGAACAACTTCTCCGCCGGCATTATCGGTATGCTGCTGGCTATCCTGTCGTTTATGGCGATTGGTCCGCTGGTCGAAGGGTTGTCGCATATCCTGGCTACCGGCGTGAACATCATGGTGACCAACAACCTGTTGCCGTTGGCGTCAATCTTCGTGGAACCGGCGAAAATCCTGTTCCTCAACAACGCGATTAACCACGGTATCTTCTCACCGCTGGGCATCCAGCAGGCGACCGAAACCGGCAAATCCATCTTCTTCCTGATCGAAGCCAACCCAGGCCCGGGTTTGGGCGTGCTGATGGCCTACATGTTCTTTGGTCGCGGCAGTGCCAAGCAGTCTGCCGGTGGTGCTGCGATCATTCACTTCTTCGGTGGTATCCACGAAATCTACTTCCCGTACGTGCTGATGAACCCACGTCTGCTGTTGGCGGTGATCCTGGGTGGCATGACCGGCGTATTCACCCTGACCATGTTGAACGGCGGTCTGGTTTCTCCGGCTTCACCGGGTTCGATTCTGGCGGTGCTGGCGATGACGCCGAAGGGCGCTTATTTCGCTAACCTGGCGGCTATCGGTGCGGCCTTTGTGGTGTCGTTTGTGGTCGCGGGCTTCCTGCTGAAAACCTCAAAAGTGAAAGAAGAGGACGATCTGGAAGAGGCGACTCGCCGTATGCAAGAAATGAAGTCGCAGTCTAAAGGCGGCGCGGCGGCTCATGCAGCGGTCGATGGCGATCTGACCACGGTACGTAAAATCATCGTTGCCTGCGATGCCGGTATGGGCTCCAGCGCGATGGGGGCCGGGGTGCTGCGCAAAAAAGTGGCGGATGCCGGGCTGAAAAATATCTCGGTGACCAACAGCGCCATCAATAGCCTGCCGGACGATGTGGATCTGGTGATCACTCACCGCGACCTGACCGAGCGAGCGATGCGGCACGCGCCTCAGGCCCAGCATATCTCGCTGACCAACTTCCTCGACAGCAAGCTGTACAGCGATCTGACCGAGCGTCTGGTGGCGGCCAACAAAACCACCGATAACCAACAGAAAGTCATCAGCACGCTGGACGACAGCTTTGAAGCGAGCGAGCAAAACCTGTTCCGCCTCAGCGAAAGCAACGTGTTCCTTAACCTGCAGGCCAGCGACAAGGAACAGGCGATCCGCTTTGCCGGTGAGCAACTGGTCAAGGGGGGCTACGTCGAGCCGGAATACGTTCCTGCGATGCTGGAGCGCGAGAAACTGACCTCCACCTATCTGGGCGAGTCGATCGCCGTGCCGCACGGCACCATCGAAGCCAAAGACCGGGTACTGCGCACCGGCGTGGTGTTCTGCCAATACCCGCAGGGCGTGCGTTTCGGTGATGAAGAGGACGAGGTGGCGCGGCTGGTCATCGGTATTGCCGCACGCAATAACGAACATATCCAGGTGATCACCAGCCTGACCAATGCGTTGGATGACGACGGCGTCATCGAGCGGCTGGCGAATATCAGCAGCGTGCAGGAAGTGCTGGATCTGCTGGGCGGCAAAAAACGCGGATAA
- the yiiM gene encoding 6-N-hydroxylaminopurine resistance protein has translation MHHPEVYIGTIQPYEGGRPSGIAKRLVDGIVKLTPLGLEGDEQAEKSYHGGPDRALCHYPREHYEHWREQFPAQAEQFCAPAFGENISTLGLTEHNVFMGDIFRWGEALIQVTQPRSPCFKLNYHFDIDDISVLMQQSGRCGWLYRVVSAGKVSGDRPLELATRNSDVSVAEAIGIAWHMPFDEEQYRRLLAVAGLSASWSKTMLTRISEGRIEDFNRRLLGR, from the coding sequence ATGCATCACCCAGAGGTTTACATCGGCACTATCCAACCCTACGAAGGCGGACGGCCCAGCGGCATCGCCAAGCGCCTGGTGGATGGGATCGTCAAACTGACCCCGCTCGGCCTGGAAGGCGACGAACAAGCGGAGAAAAGTTATCACGGTGGGCCGGATCGCGCGCTGTGTCACTACCCCCGTGAACATTACGAGCACTGGCGCGAACAGTTCCCGGCGCAGGCGGAACAATTCTGCGCACCGGCCTTCGGTGAAAATATTTCTACCCTCGGGCTGACCGAACATAACGTGTTTATGGGCGATATCTTCCGCTGGGGCGAAGCGCTGATCCAGGTCACCCAGCCGCGCTCTCCCTGCTTCAAGCTCAATTACCATTTCGATATCGACGACATTTCGGTGCTGATGCAGCAAAGCGGCCGCTGCGGTTGGCTGTACCGCGTAGTGTCCGCCGGTAAGGTCAGCGGCGATCGTCCGCTGGAACTGGCAACGCGCAACAGCGACGTCTCGGTCGCCGAAGCCATCGGCATCGCCTGGCATATGCCGTTTGATGAAGAGCAGTATCGCCGCCTGTTGGCGGTGGCCGGGCTGTCTGCCAGCTGGAGTAAAACCATGCTGACGCGCATCAGCGAAGGCCGGATCGAAGACTTTAATCGCCGCCTGCTGGGCCGCTAA
- the sodA gene encoding Superoxide dismutase [Mn]: MSYSLPSLPYAYDALEPHFDKQTMEIHHTKHHQTYVNNANTVLEAYPELAQYSVEDLIQDLDKVPADKRTFMRNNAGGHANHSLFWKGLKIGTTLGGDLKAAIERDFGSVEKFQEEFEKAAATRFGSGWAWLVLKGDKLAVVSTANQDSPLMGEAVAGASGFPIVGLDVWEHAYYLKYQNKRPDYIKAFWNVVNWDEAAARFAAKK; this comes from the coding sequence ATGAGTTACTCACTGCCATCCCTGCCGTACGCCTACGACGCACTGGAACCGCATTTCGACAAGCAGACGATGGAAATCCATCACACCAAACATCACCAGACTTACGTTAACAACGCCAACACCGTGCTGGAAGCTTACCCAGAACTGGCTCAATACAGCGTTGAAGACCTGATCCAGGATCTGGATAAAGTGCCTGCTGACAAGCGCACCTTCATGCGTAACAACGCCGGCGGCCACGCTAACCATAGCCTGTTCTGGAAAGGCCTGAAAATCGGCACCACTCTGGGTGGCGATCTGAAAGCGGCTATCGAACGTGATTTCGGCAGCGTTGAGAAATTCCAGGAAGAGTTCGAGAAAGCCGCAGCGACCCGCTTCGGTTCAGGTTGGGCCTGGCTGGTACTGAAAGGCGACAAACTGGCTGTAGTGTCTACTGCTAACCAGGACAGCCCGCTGATGGGCGAAGCCGTTGCCGGCGCTTCAGGCTTCCCAATCGTGGGCCTGGACGTGTGGGAACACGCTTACTACCTGAAATATCAAAACAAACGTCCAGACTACATCAAGGCATTCTGGAACGTGGTTAACTGGGATGAAGCGGCAGCACGCTTCGCTGCGAAGAAGTAA
- the mtlR gene encoding Mannitol repressor protein, giving the protein MNLRAQQVAPLHPDFGIDGATQAIRKATMEEAQAFENKVLERLNAGKTVRSFLIAAVELLAEALNVLVVQVFRKDDYAVKYAVEPLLSGAGPLGELSVRLKLMYGLGVISRHEYEDAELLMAMREELNHDGAEYRFVDDEILGPFGELHCVAALPPVPTFLQPGEAEESLIAMQRQRYQQVLRSTMVLSVTDLIAGIGAKQPSRLSPLGRN; this is encoded by the coding sequence ATGAATCTTCGGGCGCAGCAAGTTGCGCCCCTACACCCCGACTTCGGCATTGACGGCGCCACCCAGGCCATTCGAAAAGCGACGATGGAAGAAGCACAGGCATTTGAAAATAAGGTTCTGGAACGGCTGAACGCAGGCAAGACGGTGCGCAGTTTCCTGATCGCGGCGGTAGAGCTGCTGGCGGAGGCGCTGAACGTGCTGGTGGTGCAGGTGTTCCGCAAAGATGACTATGCGGTGAAGTATGCCGTCGAACCGCTATTGTCCGGCGCCGGTCCATTGGGTGAGCTGTCGGTACGTCTGAAGCTGATGTATGGGCTGGGGGTGATTTCACGTCACGAATATGAAGACGCCGAACTGCTGATGGCGATGCGCGAAGAACTGAACCACGACGGGGCGGAATACCGTTTTGTCGATGATGAAATCCTCGGGCCGTTCGGCGAACTGCATTGCGTGGCTGCACTGCCGCCGGTACCGACCTTCCTGCAGCCCGGCGAAGCGGAAGAATCGCTGATCGCCATGCAGCGTCAGCGATACCAGCAGGTGTTACGTTCCACAATGGTACTGTCGGTCACCGATCTGATCGCCGGTATCGGTGCCAAACAACCGTCCCGGCTTTCCCCGCTCGGCCGCAATTAA
- the yibL gene encoding Protein of uncharacterised function (DUF2810): MKEIEKAEIKRLSDLLDALKHKDTLIIQQGNLDLIAQHTKEKEKMAAEIERLKGVRVEKLSAEAQKLSQLPFNREITKKEQADMGTLKKNVRGLIVVHPMTALGREMGLKVVTGYARKAF; this comes from the coding sequence ATGAAAGAAATAGAAAAGGCAGAGATTAAGCGCCTTAGCGACCTGCTGGACGCACTCAAGCACAAAGACACCCTGATTATCCAACAGGGGAATCTTGACCTGATTGCTCAGCACACCAAAGAAAAAGAGAAGATGGCTGCGGAGATCGAGCGCCTGAAAGGCGTGCGCGTTGAGAAGCTGAGCGCCGAAGCGCAAAAGCTGAGCCAACTGCCGTTCAATCGTGAAATCACCAAGAAAGAGCAGGCGGATATGGGCACGTTGAAGAAAAACGTGCGCGGCCTGATCGTGGTGCATCCGATGACCGCACTGGGCCGTGAAATGGGCCTGAAAGTGGTCACCGGCTACGCCAGAAAAGCATTCTGA